A genomic segment from Rickettsiales bacterium encodes:
- a CDS encoding aspartate-semialdehyde dehydrogenase: protein MIKKERYNIAVIGATGNVGREVLSILDERKFPIDEIYAIASSSSLGKEVSFGEEKILKATTIDKVDFKNVDIAFFAAGSKISKEYVQKIADEGCVVIDKAAHFRNDPKVPLIVPEVNPEAIKAHKNIICSPNCSVIPMMVALKPLDDEAAIKRIVVSTYQSVSGSGKKAMDELFNQTKGMLMYQEATPSEFSKRIAFNVIPHIDDFLPSGLTKEEWKMEVETKKILGDDIHITATCVRVPVFVGHGAAINVEFEEDITAAEAKKILKLAEGIEVVDNSQDGGYATPIDVVRDDAVFVSRIRKDSSVNSGLSMWVVADNLRKGAALNAVQIAELLIRG from the coding sequence AATATTGCTGTAATTGGAGCTACTGGAAATGTTGGCCGTGAAGTTTTGTCTATTTTAGATGAGAGAAAATTTCCTATAGATGAAATATATGCAATAGCTTCAAGCTCTTCTTTAGGAAAGGAAGTTAGTTTTGGTGAAGAGAAAATTTTAAAAGCTACCACAATAGATAAAGTAGATTTCAAAAATGTTGATATTGCTTTCTTTGCTGCAGGATCAAAAATTTCTAAAGAATACGTACAAAAAATAGCAGATGAGGGATGTGTTGTTATTGATAAGGCAGCTCATTTTAGAAATGATCCTAAGGTTCCATTGATTGTTCCAGAAGTGAATCCTGAAGCAATTAAAGCTCATAAAAATATTATATGCAGCCCCAATTGCTCTGTTATTCCCATGATGGTTGCATTAAAGCCATTGGATGATGAAGCTGCAATTAAAAGAATTGTAGTGTCCACATATCAGTCAGTATCGGGCTCTGGTAAAAAGGCTATGGATGAGCTTTTTAATCAAACAAAAGGGATGTTAATGTATCAAGAAGCAACTCCTTCTGAATTTTCAAAGCGTATTGCTTTTAATGTTATTCCACATATAGATGATTTTCTTCCTTCTGGGTTAACTAAAGAAGAATGGAAAATGGAGGTTGAAACTAAAAAGATCCTTGGAGATGATATACACATCACTGCAACTTGCGTTAGAGTTCCGGTTTTTGTAGGGCATGGAGCTGCAATAAATGTGGAGTTTGAAGAAGACATAACAGCGGCTGAGGCCAAGAAAATTCTAAAATTAGCAGAAGGAATAGAAGTAGTGGATAATTCACAAGATGGAGGATATGCTACTCCAATAGATGTGGTTAGAGATGATGCAGTATTTGTATCACGTATCCGGAAAGACTCCAGCGTTAATTCAGGCTTAAGTATGTGGGTGGTTGCTGATAATTTACGTAAAGGTGCAGCTCTTAATGCGGTGCAAATAG